The following coding sequences lie in one Candidatus Nitrospira allomarina genomic window:
- a CDS encoding endonuclease/exonuclease/phosphatase family protein, translating to MNIRSGKEKELWNMAILKCVMRGVFLLSILLTDFGYEISRADGFIPREECSPEQSESSIPVPCTVRFLSYNVHGISPILNSIYVGIPVRNDDTRSGLMAWLLMDYDFILLQEDFEFHRQIVHEFTYELIEQGNGPRIALAPLWLVTLPIKIANVGFQLFDSPGIPFRVPYGSGLTIASPYFKAMEEGVTQVPLPDCEGWLDRKNDCWSTKGLLRVPVRLPNGAEFDVYNTHLDAGRDEEDRAVRKKQIKFLAKCIKKLSKDRAFILGGDFNSQYDHGGNEASGKDYEILKDYLLDELALNDSNARPEPNGYWKNRVDYIFYRGGEGARIELIGSGGEDQRFRHPVNRGRQSPNSNEKYGDFLSDHPAIRAEFKIFPSPLSAHASRDGEKESCAEKPVKEKMEIVW from the coding sequence ATGAATATAAGGTCGGGAAAAGAAAAGGAGTTGTGGAATATGGCCATACTAAAATGCGTAATGAGAGGGGTTTTCTTACTGAGCATTTTATTAACGGATTTCGGTTATGAAATTTCAAGGGCAGACGGTTTTATACCACGAGAAGAATGTTCTCCGGAACAATCGGAATCATCGATACCTGTGCCTTGTACTGTTCGATTTCTGTCTTACAATGTTCATGGAATTTCTCCGATCCTGAATTCCATTTATGTCGGTATACCTGTGAGAAATGATGATACCCGAAGTGGTTTGATGGCCTGGTTGCTCATGGATTATGACTTCATTTTGTTACAAGAGGATTTTGAATTTCACCGGCAAATTGTTCATGAATTCACCTATGAGCTCATAGAACAGGGAAACGGTCCACGGATAGCTTTGGCCCCATTATGGCTGGTCACCCTTCCCATTAAAATCGCCAATGTTGGTTTTCAGTTATTTGATAGTCCTGGCATTCCTTTCCGTGTCCCCTATGGGTCAGGGCTAACCATCGCTTCACCCTACTTTAAAGCTATGGAAGAGGGAGTCACACAGGTACCGCTTCCAGATTGTGAAGGATGGTTGGATAGGAAAAATGATTGCTGGTCGACCAAAGGGCTTCTTCGAGTCCCGGTTCGTCTTCCGAATGGTGCAGAATTTGACGTGTATAATACGCACCTGGATGCCGGGAGAGATGAGGAGGACCGAGCCGTTCGAAAAAAGCAAATTAAATTCCTTGCAAAATGTATCAAAAAATTATCGAAAGATCGGGCCTTCATTTTGGGAGGGGATTTTAATTCGCAATATGACCATGGGGGAAATGAGGCTTCAGGAAAAGACTATGAAATTTTAAAAGACTATCTCCTTGATGAGTTGGCCCTCAATGACAGCAATGCACGTCCAGAACCCAATGGCTACTGGAAAAATCGAGTGGACTACATTTTCTACCGAGGAGGTGAAGGAGCCAGGATTGAATTAATCGGCTCCGGAGGGGAAGATCAACGTTTCCGGCATCCTGTTAACCGAGGCAGACAATCTCCTAATTCCAATGAAAAGTATGGAGATTTTCTTAGCGACCACCCTGCCATTCGTGCGGAATTCAAAATCTTCCCCTCGCCACTCTCCGCTCATGCTTCACGGGATGGGGAAAAGGAATCGTGTGCAGAAAAACCAGTGAAGGAAAAGATGGAGATAGTTTGGTAA